In Acinetobacter sp. WCHAc010034, a genomic segment contains:
- a CDS encoding efflux RND transporter permease subunit, whose amino-acid sequence MNLLSAFIHRPVASVLLATAIVLLGILAYFRLPVAALPQADIPTIVVRASLPGASPESMSATVAAPLERAMMGVSGVKGINSSSSQSAAQVVLHFDLDTDINEAAREVQAAINAAMPQLPSGMPSPPEYFKINPSQSPIFYLAFSSKHLSAGKLYEIASSQLQPALAQINGVGDVSIDGASMPAVRISLNPNALISQGVSLEQVRKAVAKSNVVQALGVAETQQLRWQVALSASLKNAADFANLVIHQHGQTAVRLKDVADVQDAAENRYVSGFHNGEPAVIIKISRQPNANTVAVIEKIKQKLPQLRSQIPADAQLSIVMDGSEIIHAGLNEARDTLLFSMLLVIIVVALMLGRLQSALVPSIAMLVTLIGACSLIYLAGFSLNNLSIMAVIVAIGLVVDDAIVVLENIERHIEQGEPPVQAALKGIQEVGMTLIAMNLALAVIFISVLFMGGVIERLFREFSLTLVFIVILSVFISLALTPSLSARCLKPLENAKNNTLYRISHSCMQKLSQGYLHSLKWMIGHSYVVILLWGGAIAASAYLYQALPKRVLPEQDTGRVAAFIRGDDGFSFQIMQPKIVAFSQSLLSDPAVKDVIGTSGGAGGTTNSFLMVNLKPKAERDGKASHEIVERIKQNAPWQAGAVFSAWVEQELELDDPFSSGSGQDHMLLLQSDNVALLREWAPKVAQAMQKLPQLEEVETMGDEGAQHVTLDIDREAARRLGVDIESISSVLNNSFSQRQISTIHDQSNQFHVVMEVDQHFTQQPESLANVQVPNQQGEYVPLSNFAAWSYGISNDRIYRRNQYAAMGIGYVLKPGYSAEQADAAIRGILPEIMLPNEIFMTADKDVEAESLQAGLSTPLLVLAVIGLIYILLGVTYESVIHPLTILSTIPAVALGALLTLRLFNFQFTLIALLGMFLLIGIVVKNAILLIDFTLQERRTGKSARDAVLLAAALRFRPILMTNTAALLGAIPLAFSWGEGAELRQPLGVVIAGGLALGQLLTLYTTPVMYLLLEKAAQRLPRLNRKNALSLGKQE is encoded by the coding sequence TTGAATTTGCTCTCCGCTTTTATTCACCGTCCTGTGGCCAGTGTTTTACTGGCAACCGCGATTGTGCTGCTGGGCATATTGGCCTATTTCCGCTTGCCGGTCGCGGCTTTGCCGCAGGCGGATATTCCAACCATTGTGGTTCGGGCCAGCTTGCCGGGGGCCAGCCCTGAAAGCATGTCGGCGACGGTCGCTGCGCCGCTGGAACGCGCCATGATGGGTGTTTCCGGGGTAAAAGGCATTAATTCATCCAGCAGCCAAAGCGCAGCGCAGGTGGTGCTGCATTTTGATCTGGATACCGACATCAATGAAGCGGCGCGGGAAGTGCAGGCCGCCATTAATGCCGCCATGCCGCAGCTGCCTTCGGGCATGCCCAGTCCGCCTGAATATTTCAAGATCAATCCGAGCCAAAGCCCAATTTTTTATCTGGCATTCAGCTCAAAGCATTTATCGGCCGGCAAGCTGTATGAAATCGCCAGCAGCCAGCTGCAGCCGGCTCTGGCGCAAATCAACGGTGTTGGCGATGTCAGCATTGATGGGGCATCCATGCCGGCGGTGCGGATTAGCTTAAATCCGAATGCGCTGATTTCGCAAGGCGTATCGCTGGAGCAAGTCCGCAAAGCTGTGGCTAAAAGCAATGTGGTGCAGGCTTTGGGCGTGGCGGAAACTCAGCAGCTGCGCTGGCAGGTGGCGCTCTCGGCCAGTTTGAAAAATGCGGCGGATTTTGCTAATTTGGTCATCCATCAGCATGGCCAGACTGCCGTTCGCCTTAAAGATGTCGCCGACGTTCAGGACGCTGCAGAGAACCGCTATGTCAGCGGTTTTCATAACGGCGAACCTGCGGTCATTATTAAAATCAGCCGGCAGCCGAATGCCAATACCGTGGCTGTGATTGAAAAAATTAAACAGAAACTGCCGCAGCTGCGTTCGCAGATTCCCGCCGATGCACAGCTCAGCATTGTGATGGATGGTTCGGAAATAATCCACGCTGGGCTGAATGAAGCGCGTGATACTTTACTGTTTTCGATGCTGCTGGTGATTATTGTGGTGGCGTTGATGCTGGGGCGCCTGCAAAGCGCGCTGGTTCCAAGCATTGCCATGCTGGTTACCTTGATTGGCGCATGCAGCCTGATCTATTTGGCCGGTTTTTCGCTGAATAATCTCTCCATTATGGCGGTAATTGTAGCAATCGGTTTGGTGGTGGATGATGCGATTGTGGTGCTGGAAAATATCGAGCGCCACATTGAACAGGGAGAGCCACCTGTACAAGCTGCGCTCAAGGGCATTCAGGAAGTCGGCATGACTTTGATTGCCATGAATCTGGCCTTGGCGGTGATTTTTATTTCCGTGCTGTTTATGGGTGGGGTGATCGAGCGGCTGTTCAGAGAGTTTTCCTTAACGCTGGTGTTTATCGTGATTTTATCGGTTTTCATCTCGCTGGCGCTTACGCCAAGCTTGTCAGCTCGCTGCCTGAAACCGCTTGAAAATGCTAAAAATAATACTTTATACCGCATTAGCCATAGCTGCATGCAGAAACTCAGCCAAGGCTATTTGCATTCATTGAAATGGATGATCGGGCATAGTTATGTGGTGATTTTACTGTGGGGCGGCGCCATTGCAGCCTCGGCCTATCTGTATCAGGCGCTGCCGAAACGGGTACTGCCCGAACAGGACACTGGGCGCGTTGCAGCGTTTATCCGCGGCGATGACGGATTTTCTTTCCAGATTATGCAGCCGAAGATTGTGGCGTTCAGCCAAAGCCTGTTAAGCGATCCGGCAGTCAAAGATGTGATAGGCACATCGGGCGGCGCAGGCGGAACCACCAATTCCTTTTTAATGGTGAACCTCAAGCCCAAGGCCGAGCGTGACGGTAAAGCTTCACATGAAATTGTCGAGCGGATAAAGCAAAATGCGCCGTGGCAGGCTGGCGCGGTTTTTTCAGCATGGGTCGAGCAGGAGCTTGAACTGGATGATCCATTTTCCAGCGGCAGCGGGCAAGATCATATGCTGCTGCTCCAGTCGGATAATGTTGCGCTGCTGCGTGAATGGGCGCCAAAAGTTGCCCAAGCGATGCAAAAGCTGCCGCAGCTGGAAGAAGTGGAAACCATGGGTGATGAAGGCGCGCAGCATGTCACGCTGGATATTGACCGTGAAGCAGCGCGGCGCTTGGGTGTGGATATTGAAAGCATTTCCAGCGTGCTGAACAACTCATTCTCGCAGCGCCAGATTTCCACGATTCATGATCAAAGCAATCAATTTCATGTGGTGATGGAAGTTGATCAGCATTTTACCCAGCAGCCGGAATCGCTGGCCAATGTGCAAGTCCCGAATCAGCAGGGCGAATATGTGCCGCTCAGCAACTTCGCTGCATGGTCTTATGGCATCAGCAATGACCGGATTTACCGGCGCAATCAGTATGCTGCCATGGGCATTGGCTATGTGCTGAAGCCAGGCTACAGCGCTGAACAGGCGGATGCAGCCATTCGTGGCATTTTGCCGGAAATTATGCTGCCGAATGAGATTTTCATGACTGCAGACAAAGATGTAGAAGCTGAAAGCTTGCAGGCTGGATTAAGTACGCCATTGCTGGTTCTAGCGGTGATTGGCCTGATTTATATTCTGCTGGGGGTGACGTATGAAAGCGTGATTCATCCCCTGACGATTTTATCCACGATTCCAGCGGTGGCCTTAGGCGCATTGCTGACGCTGCGGCTGTTTAATTTTCAATTCACCTTAATTGCGCTGCTGGGCATGTTCCTGCTGATTGGCATTGTGGTGAAAAATGCGATTCTGCTGATTGATTTTACCCTGCAGGAACGCCGTACAGGAAAATCTGCCCGTGACGCGGTGCTGTTGGCAGCGGCTTTGCGCTTCCGCCCGATTTTAATGACCAATACAGCGGCTTTGCTGGGCGCTATTCCTTTGGCATTCAGCTGGGGCGAAGGCGCGGAACTGCGCCAGCCCCTAGGCGTGGTGATTGCCGGGGGCTTGGCGCTGGGGCAGCTGCTGACGCTATATACCACGCCAGTTATGTATCTGCTGCTGGAAAAAGCCGCGCAGCGCTTGCCGCGCCTGAATAGAAAGAATGCCTTGAGCTTAGGAAAACAGGAATAA
- a CDS encoding efflux RND transporter permease subunit — protein MNISRFFILRPVATVLLMLALLFSGLLVWRLLPVSALPQVDYPVIQIYTFQPGANPDTVQRTLTAPLEREMGKIAGLKQMSSASSVGASVITLQFELSAELGVVEQEVQSALSTASSKLPSDLPTPPIYRKVNPADVPVITLAVSSKTLPLTTVYDMVDTRVAQKLSQLSGVGMVSLAGGQRPAIRVQMNPAALAAYKMSAEDVRTAINAANANQPKGSFDGPYRTTMLDANDQIRSITDYENLILRWNGGAPIRLKDVAKVMEGSEDRYMAAWADSQSAILVNVQRQPNANVIQVADQIKQILPELQRNLPENVQIRVLTDRTESIRSAIHDVQKELVFAVCLVVMVTFLFLRNLSATIIPSIAVPLSIIGTFVLMHFLGFSVNNLTLMALTIATGFVVDDAIVMLENIARHRESGESLMQAALKGSREIGFTLISLTISLIAVLIPLLFMGDVAGRLFHEFAVTLAAAIGLSLVVSLTLTPMMCAYLLKDARHAPRRSRWSLDRIIQHYGKALQWVFRHQALTLAVMLGTVVLAGALYWVIPKGFFPVQDSGVIQVVTEAPDDISFAAMSERQQALASQILKDPAVESLSSFIGIDANNPKLSNGRILINLKAHAERDGADQVMARLKQQFSHVQGIKGWMQPVQELSLEDKISRTQYQLSLTAAKAEDLQQFSPVFVEALRWQPEFSEVASEDGGQGLQAFIDVNRDAAARLGLSIEDISRALQNLFAQRQIATLYTQANQYRIVLELDPGLTQGIDALNQTYIQNASGEAVLLSSVASVVQKRAPVLLQQQAQFPAHSVSFNLAPGVSLGEGIQAIQRVEDSLNLPAEVSVQLQGAAAAFENSQQHTFWLVLAAIVTMYLVLGMLYESFIHPITILSTLPSAAIGALLALFVVGRPLDMIALIGIILLIGLVKKNGIMMVDFALAAQRNEGLSAQQAIYQAALMRFRPILMTTLAALVGAIPLMLASGSGAELRQPLGIVMVGGLILSQLLTLFTTPVVYLFFDRLQRPHHKAKPAVPAMNEMGDAP, from the coding sequence ATGAATATTTCACGTTTCTTTATTCTGCGCCCCGTCGCCACAGTGCTGCTGATGCTGGCGCTGCTGTTCAGTGGGCTGCTGGTGTGGCGTCTTCTGCCGGTTTCCGCCTTGCCGCAGGTGGATTATCCGGTTATTCAAATTTACACTTTCCAGCCGGGCGCCAATCCAGATACGGTGCAGCGCACGCTGACGGCGCCTTTAGAGCGCGAAATGGGCAAAATTGCCGGCTTGAAGCAAATGTCTTCGGCCAGCTCGGTCGGCGCATCGGTCATCACGCTGCAATTTGAATTAAGCGCAGAATTGGGTGTGGTGGAGCAGGAAGTGCAGTCCGCGCTCAGTACAGCCAGCAGCAAACTGCCTAGTGATTTGCCGACGCCGCCGATTTACCGCAAAGTCAATCCGGCGGATGTGCCGGTCATTACGCTGGCGGTCAGCTCCAAGACTTTGCCGCTCACCACGGTCTATGACATGGTGGATACGCGGGTTGCGCAGAAACTGTCGCAGCTGTCCGGCGTCGGCATGGTCAGCCTTGCCGGCGGGCAGCGTCCAGCCATACGGGTGCAGATGAACCCTGCTGCGCTGGCGGCTTATAAAATGAGCGCTGAGGATGTCCGCACAGCCATTAATGCGGCCAATGCCAATCAGCCCAAAGGCAGCTTTGACGGGCCTTACCGCACCACCATGCTGGATGCCAACGATCAGATCCGCTCTATTACGGATTATGAAAACCTGATTCTGCGCTGGAATGGCGGCGCGCCGATCCGCCTGAAAGATGTCGCGAAAGTGATGGAAGGCAGTGAAGACCGCTATATGGCGGCATGGGCGGACAGCCAGTCCGCCATTCTGGTCAATGTGCAGCGCCAGCCAAATGCCAATGTCATTCAGGTGGCTGATCAGATTAAGCAGATTTTGCCGGAATTGCAGCGCAATCTGCCTGAAAATGTGCAGATCAGGGTGCTGACAGACCGCACCGAGAGCATCCGCAGCGCGATTCATGATGTGCAGAAAGAGCTGGTGTTTGCAGTCTGCCTTGTGGTGATGGTGACCTTCCTGTTTTTAAGAAATCTGTCTGCCACGATTATTCCGAGCATTGCCGTGCCCTTGTCAATCATCGGCACCTTTGTGCTGATGCATTTTCTGGGCTTTTCGGTCAATAACCTGACGCTGATGGCTTTAACCATCGCCACAGGATTTGTGGTGGATGACGCGATTGTGATGCTGGAGAATATTGCCCGGCACCGCGAATCGGGCGAAAGCCTGATGCAGGCAGCGCTCAAAGGGTCGAGGGAAATTGGATTCACCCTCATTTCCCTAACCATCTCGCTGATTGCCGTGCTGATTCCCTTGCTGTTTATGGGCGATGTCGCGGGGCGGCTGTTCCATGAATTTGCCGTGACTTTGGCGGCGGCGATTGGCTTATCGCTCGTGGTGTCGCTGACCTTGACCCCAATGATGTGCGCTTATTTGCTCAAAGATGCCAGGCATGCGCCGCGCCGCAGCCGCTGGAGTCTGGATCGGATTATTCAGCACTATGGCAAGGCGCTGCAGTGGGTATTCCGGCATCAGGCGCTGACGCTTGCAGTGATGCTTGGCACCGTGGTTTTAGCTGGTGCATTGTACTGGGTGATTCCTAAAGGCTTTTTCCCGGTACAGGACAGCGGCGTCATCCAGGTGGTGACCGAAGCGCCGGATGATATTTCCTTTGCGGCCATGAGTGAACGGCAGCAGGCGCTGGCCAGCCAGATTTTAAAAGACCCTGCGGTTGAGAGCTTATCTTCATTTATCGGCATTGACGCCAATAACCCTAAACTCAGCAATGGACGCATTCTGATTAACCTGAAAGCGCATGCCGAACGCGACGGTGCGGATCAGGTCATGGCGCGCCTGAAACAGCAGTTCAGCCATGTGCAGGGAATTAAAGGCTGGATGCAGCCGGTGCAGGAGCTGAGCCTTGAGGACAAAATCAGCCGGACTCAATACCAGCTGAGCTTAACCGCAGCCAAAGCTGAAGATTTGCAGCAGTTCAGCCCGGTCTTTGTTGAAGCCCTGCGGTGGCAGCCGGAGTTTTCGGAGGTGGCCAGTGAGGACGGCGGCCAAGGCCTGCAGGCATTTATTGATGTCAACCGCGATGCGGCTGCGCGTTTGGGCTTGAGTATTGAAGATATCAGCCGGGCCTTGCAGAATTTGTTTGCGCAGCGCCAAATCGCCACTTTATATACGCAGGCCAATCAATACCGCATTGTGCTGGAACTTGATCCCGGCTTGACGCAGGGCATTGATGCGCTGAATCAGACCTATATTCAGAATGCCAGCGGCGAAGCGGTGCTGCTCAGCTCCGTGGCCTCGGTTGTGCAAAAGCGCGCTCCGGTTCTTTTGCAGCAGCAGGCGCAGTTTCCCGCGCATAGCGTGTCTTTCAATTTAGCGCCGGGAGTTTCCCTCGGTGAGGGCATTCAGGCTATTCAGCGTGTTGAAGATTCCCTGAATCTGCCAGCGGAGGTTAGTGTGCAGCTGCAGGGCGCAGCTGCAGCCTTTGAAAATTCACAGCAGCATACCTTCTGGCTGGTACTGGCGGCCATTGTGACCATGTATCTGGTGCTGGGCATGCTGTATGAAAGCTTTATTCACCCGATTACCATTCTTTCGACCCTGCCTTCGGCGGCTATTGGCGCGCTGCTGGCGCTGTTTGTGGTCGGCCGTCCGCTGGATATGATTGCCTTGATTGGCATTATTCTGCTGATTGGCTTGGTCAAGAAAAACGGCATTATGATGGTAGATTTTGCCTTGGCAGCGCAGCGCAATGAAGGCCTCTCAGCGCAGCAGGCGATTTATCAAGCCGCCTTAATGCGTTTCAGGCCTATCCTGATGACCACGCTGGCGGCTCTAGTCGGCGCCATTCCGCTCATGCTGGCTTCAGGTTCCGGCGCTGAACTGCGCCAGCCTTTGGGCATTGTGATGGTGGGCGGCTTGATTTTAAGCCAGCTTCTGACGCTATTCACCACACCGGTGGTTTATCTATTTTTTGACCGCTTACAGCGGCCGCATCACAAGGCCAAGCCAGCGGTGCCAGCCATGAATGAGATGGGAGATGCGCCTTGA
- a CDS encoding efflux RND transporter periplasmic adaptor subunit — translation MSDLTENLNRQKKPLAPKFKYLTGLILILAMGAGYGYWAAASSKPVEEFSQWSKPVPVRVVAVERRDLSVELKAIGTVIPAHTVNVQSQVSGVLQRIYFQEGHLVAKGQLLAQIDPAPFQVELAQAQGTQQQNLAQLRNAETELARYQLLFKQDSIAKQQVEQQQALVNQLKGQIQANQAQVDAAKLQLSYTKIYSPIAGRAGFKQKDAGNLIQANEQAGLVTVTQVHPIYVQFVVAENYLDTLRAAAGKGQKAQVSAWDKAEQKQLALGQVQALDNQIDLNTGTLKLKAVFDNRDDALFPNQFVNIRLNVQTIQNAVSIPNDAIQHGAKGTYVYVINTQNKAEMRMLKLGVTSQGQTEILAGLNGTERVVLEGIDRLSDGQEVQIVQENLQAASTPLAAG, via the coding sequence ATGAGTGATCTAACTGAAAATTTAAACCGCCAAAAAAAGCCTCTTGCCCCTAAATTTAAATATTTAACCGGATTAATTCTTATTCTGGCTATGGGCGCAGGCTATGGGTATTGGGCAGCTGCATCCTCCAAGCCCGTGGAAGAGTTCAGCCAATGGAGCAAGCCGGTTCCTGTGCGAGTCGTTGCGGTTGAGCGCCGTGATTTAAGCGTTGAACTGAAAGCGATTGGCACGGTTATTCCTGCGCATACGGTGAATGTTCAGAGTCAGGTTTCAGGCGTACTGCAGCGCATTTATTTTCAGGAAGGCCATTTGGTTGCCAAAGGTCAGCTGCTGGCGCAAATAGATCCTGCGCCTTTTCAGGTAGAACTGGCTCAGGCGCAAGGCACGCAGCAGCAAAATTTGGCGCAGCTGCGCAATGCCGAAACTGAGCTGGCGCGCTATCAATTGCTATTTAAGCAGGACTCGATTGCCAAACAGCAGGTGGAGCAGCAGCAGGCTTTGGTGAATCAGTTGAAAGGGCAAATTCAGGCCAATCAGGCGCAAGTGGATGCCGCGAAACTGCAATTGTCTTATACCAAAATTTATTCCCCTATTGCAGGGCGAGCTGGATTTAAGCAAAAGGATGCCGGCAATTTAATTCAGGCCAATGAACAGGCTGGCTTAGTCACCGTGACGCAGGTTCATCCGATTTATGTGCAGTTCGTGGTTGCGGAAAATTATTTAGACACCTTGCGCGCAGCAGCCGGCAAAGGGCAGAAAGCGCAAGTCAGCGCATGGGACAAAGCCGAACAAAAGCAATTGGCTTTAGGACAGGTGCAGGCTTTAGATAACCAAATTGACCTCAATACCGGGACATTAAAATTAAAAGCGGTATTTGATAACCGCGATGACGCTTTATTTCCGAACCAGTTTGTCAATATCCGCCTGAATGTCCAAACCATTCAGAATGCGGTCAGCATTCCGAATGATGCCATTCAGCATGGCGCAAAAGGCACCTATGTCTATGTGATCAATACTCAAAATAAAGCTGAAATGCGCATGCTGAAGCTGGGCGTGACTTCGCAGGGGCAAACTGAAATTTTAGCTGGACTGAATGGCACCGAGCGCGTGGTTTTAGAAGGCATCGACCGGCTGTCGGATGGGCAGGAGGTGCAAATTGTGCAGGAAAATCTGCAAGCTGCTTCAACTCCGCTAGCTGCTGGATAA
- a CDS encoding DUF3325 domain-containing protein: protein MSLDAVNILTACALCYLGMFALNLSMERNAKSVLNRALSSRLSKLSSGLGWCGLLLALCAGISAWGWAVGMTAYFGIAAAAAGCIVFIQSYRPRLNLHFSAVLLCLALGLQFFRIYG, encoded by the coding sequence ATGAGCCTTGATGCAGTCAATATTTTAACCGCCTGCGCGCTCTGCTATTTGGGCATGTTCGCATTGAACCTGTCCATGGAGCGCAATGCCAAATCCGTCCTGAACCGCGCGCTTTCTTCCAGATTGTCCAAGCTCAGCTCTGGCTTGGGCTGGTGCGGCCTGCTGCTTGCGCTGTGCGCCGGCATTTCGGCATGGGGCTGGGCGGTCGGTATGACGGCCTACTTCGGCATTGCCGCTGCGGCCGCAGGCTGCATCGTTTTTATTCAGTCTTACCGGCCCCGGCTGAATTTACATTTTTCTGCAGTCTTGCTGTGTCTGGCGCTTGGGCTGCAATTTTTTCGAATATATGGGTAA
- a CDS encoding PepSY-associated TM helix domain-containing protein, with translation MKEGFRQCMAWLHTWTGLVVGWILFFVFLTGTAGYVQIELTRWMQPERAMQAAAVPAEADQLGKAYAYLQQQPEAQQAERWGINLLSDARGWDEFSVNWSLPAQEGQRYGEYRTQVLDVNSGQPPAQQLTPRETGGGDALYRMHYALHYLPYDWAIRIVGICTMLMFAALISGIITHKKIFKDFFTFRPAKGQRSWLDAHNVISVIALPFYLMITYSGLIFFANAYMPFGVPMVYGFGEKNSERYYEELYPGAGFGADASATAQPMGQSAQHFVPIQPLLQQAQREWGAQRIGSVNFYPAKGGEPAKAEFYKVSHDNISRQRTSLSFDLSNGKKITDNSSNQDKAPMQFALAVLGLHEGSFASPLIRMLYVMSGLLGTAMIATGLVLWTVKRRPKQLKAERMSFGHALVERLNIAMIAGLPLAIAVYFWANRLIPADLADRAAWEIHSLYITLALSFLYALYRPIARAWLEILSAASLAYLLLPLLNVLTTERHLAASLAHQDYVLASIDLGFLFLGGVLAWAAYKVWLKREAILKKPAAKAKRPPKQAQAAAVQASEELP, from the coding sequence ATGAAGGAAGGCTTCCGCCAATGTATGGCTTGGCTGCATACCTGGACTGGTTTGGTGGTCGGCTGGATACTGTTCTTTGTATTTTTAACAGGAACAGCAGGCTATGTGCAGATTGAACTGACGCGCTGGATGCAGCCGGAAAGGGCCATGCAGGCTGCGGCCGTTCCAGCGGAAGCAGATCAATTGGGCAAAGCCTATGCCTATCTGCAGCAGCAGCCGGAAGCGCAGCAGGCTGAGCGCTGGGGCATCAATCTGCTGTCAGATGCGCGGGGCTGGGATGAATTCTCAGTGAACTGGTCGCTGCCGGCGCAGGAAGGCCAGCGTTACGGTGAATACCGCACGCAGGTTCTGGATGTGAACAGCGGGCAGCCGCCGGCGCAGCAGCTCACGCCGCGGGAAACGGGCGGCGGCGATGCGCTGTACCGCATGCATTATGCCCTGCATTACCTGCCTTATGACTGGGCCATCCGCATCGTCGGGATTTGCACCATGCTGATGTTTGCGGCGCTTATTTCCGGCATCATCACCCATAAAAAGATTTTCAAGGACTTTTTCACTTTCCGTCCCGCCAAAGGCCAGCGTTCATGGCTGGATGCGCACAACGTTATCAGCGTGATCGCTTTACCGTTTTATCTGATGATCACTTACAGCGGGCTGATTTTCTTCGCCAATGCCTATATGCCGTTCGGCGTGCCGATGGTTTATGGTTTCGGCGAGAAAAATTCGGAGCGCTACTATGAGGAACTGTATCCCGGCGCGGGCTTCGGCGCCGATGCATCAGCCACAGCGCAGCCGATGGGGCAGAGCGCGCAGCATTTTGTTCCAATTCAGCCGCTATTGCAGCAGGCGCAGCGGGAATGGGGAGCGCAGCGCATCGGCAGCGTGAATTTCTATCCCGCCAAAGGCGGTGAGCCTGCCAAAGCGGAGTTCTATAAAGTCAGCCATGACAACATTTCCAGACAGCGCACTTCGCTGAGTTTTGATTTATCCAACGGGAAAAAAATTACTGACAATTCGTCTAATCAGGACAAAGCGCCGATGCAGTTTGCCTTGGCTGTGCTGGGGCTGCATGAAGGCTCTTTTGCCTCACCGCTGATCCGGATGCTGTACGTCATGAGCGGGCTGCTGGGTACGGCGATGATTGCCACCGGCCTGGTGCTGTGGACGGTAAAGCGCCGGCCGAAACAGCTGAAAGCCGAACGCATGAGCTTTGGCCATGCGCTGGTGGAGCGTTTGAATATTGCCATGATTGCGGGACTGCCTTTAGCGATTGCAGTGTATTTTTGGGCCAACCGCTTAATTCCGGCAGATCTGGCTGACCGGGCAGCTTGGGAAATCCACAGTTTATACATCACCTTGGCGCTGAGTTTTCTGTATGCGCTGTACAGGCCAATTGCGCGCGCTTGGCTGGAAATTCTGAGCGCTGCCTCTCTGGCTTATCTGCTGCTGCCGCTGCTGAATGTGCTGACCACAGAACGGCATTTGGCGGCTTCGCTGGCGCATCAGGATTATGTGCTGGCCAGCATTGACCTTGGCTTTCTGTTTTTGGGCGGTGTGCTGGCTTGGGCTGCCTACAAGGTCTGGCTGAAGCGTGAAGCGATTTTGAAAAAACCGGCAGCCAAAGCCAAGCGCCCGCCAAAACAGGCTCAGGCTGCTGCGGTTCAGGCCAGTGAGGAGCTGCCATGA
- a CDS encoding sigma-70 family RNA polymerase sigma factor, translating into MNLNVQKQLWFGHIYQSHQSALLSWFKHKLQHHHQSEDLSQEVFCRALKSGYNYEQIKEPKAWLLGIAKHVMIDHWRHQQIERLYLEALSHLPKEFHPSAEHEICIRETLHQVHQVLEKLPQRATQVFLLSQLDGLTYRAISEQLNISEATVKRDMKLAFLACISLYNG; encoded by the coding sequence ATGAATTTGAATGTACAAAAGCAGTTATGGTTCGGCCATATCTATCAAAGCCACCAAAGCGCTTTACTGTCCTGGTTTAAGCATAAACTCCAGCACCATCATCAGTCTGAAGATTTAAGTCAGGAAGTGTTCTGCCGCGCCCTGAAAAGCGGCTACAACTATGAACAGATTAAAGAGCCGAAAGCCTGGCTGCTGGGCATCGCCAAGCATGTGATGATTGACCACTGGCGCCATCAGCAAATCGAGCGCCTGTATTTAGAGGCTTTGTCGCATCTGCCCAAAGAATTTCATCCGTCGGCGGAACATGAAATCTGCATCCGGGAAACCCTGCATCAGGTGCATCAGGTGCTGGAAAAGCTGCCGCAGCGGGCGACTCAGGTGTTCCTGCTGTCGCAGCTGGACGGCCTCACGTACCGCGCCATCAGCGAGCAGCTGAATATTTCTGAAGCTACGGTGAAAAGAGATATGAAACTGGCTTTCCTTGCCTGCATAAGCCTTTATAATGGCTAA
- a CDS encoding FecR family protein, with protein MPASEKIAEHILDQAADWLVTLHSGEVTDEQRRQFEQWKNAKPEHALAIQQAGQLTAGISALPPNFQPSAFADSKRKFNSLLQKNLLFSLCGLLAAGLAVYCLPWHKWQADYQTGIGEVRSYALQDGSKLILASGSYANVRFTESLREVELIEGEVYIETAKDQRKRPFFVETQYGSLEALGTQFTVLQDDESRAKVNVYQHAVAIHPRHQAQSQIIHQGHRAVFDSSRISKPIALTNQRPYWTQHLLVAENWPLKKVLHELYRYQKGTYMLDKDLQDIPVSGVFSLSDIPQSLEALTFSHQLQLSYYSPYLLQVHKK; from the coding sequence ATGCCTGCCTCAGAAAAAATTGCTGAACACATCTTAGATCAGGCCGCCGACTGGCTGGTGACGCTGCATTCCGGCGAAGTGACCGATGAGCAGCGGCGGCAGTTTGAGCAATGGAAAAATGCCAAGCCTGAACATGCCCTGGCAATTCAGCAGGCGGGGCAATTAACCGCAGGAATTTCCGCGCTGCCCCCCAATTTCCAGCCCAGCGCATTTGCAGATTCAAAGCGGAAATTCAATTCCCTGCTGCAGAAAAACCTGCTGTTCAGCCTGTGCGGGCTGCTGGCCGCTGGCTTGGCTGTCTATTGCCTGCCATGGCATAAATGGCAGGCGGACTATCAAACCGGCATCGGGGAAGTCAGAAGCTATGCCCTGCAGGACGGCTCCAAACTGATTTTAGCCAGCGGCAGCTATGCCAATGTGCGCTTTACAGAAAGCCTGCGGGAAGTTGAGCTGATTGAAGGCGAAGTCTATATTGAAACCGCCAAAGATCAGCGCAAGCGCCCTTTTTTTGTAGAAACGCAATACGGCAGCCTGGAAGCACTCGGCACGCAGTTTACGGTGCTTCAGGATGATGAAAGCAGAGCCAAAGTAAATGTGTATCAGCATGCGGTGGCCATCCATCCGCGCCATCAGGCACAAAGCCAGATTATCCATCAGGGTCACCGCGCGGTTTTTGACAGCAGCCGCATTTCCAAGCCGATAGCGCTGACAAATCAGCGCCCGTACTGGACGCAGCATTTGCTGGTTGCGGAAAACTGGCCGCTGAAAAAAGTGCTGCATGAACTGTACCGCTATCAGAAAGGCACTTATATGCTGGATAAGGATCTTCAGGATATTCCAGTTTCCGGAGTCTTTTCGCTGTCAGACATACCGCAAAGCCTAGAGGCCTTGACGTTCAGCCATCAGCTACAGCTCAGCTACTACAGCCCCTACCTGCTTCAGGTACATAAAAAATAA